A single genomic interval of Bacillus smithii harbors:
- the motA gene encoding flagellar motor stator protein MotA: MDKTTIIGVILGIIAIGVGMVLKGVNLSVLANPAAFLIIIAGTISAVTIAFPTNEIKKVPKLFAIIFKEQKLMSRLEVIRLFSEWAEIARREGLLALESRLDEIEDPFLKNGLSLAVDGQNADYIRDVLTEEIEAMEERHKVGISIFLQAGTYAPSLGVLGAVIGLIAALGNMSDTDALGHAISAAFVATMLGIFTGYVLWNPFANKLRRKSQQEVQLKEMMIEGILSIIEGEAPRTIEQKLSSFLPQEERKNMMMEAEGVSQNGEA; this comes from the coding sequence ATGGATAAGACAACAATTATTGGAGTAATACTCGGAATTATTGCCATTGGGGTCGGTATGGTGTTAAAGGGGGTCAACCTTTCGGTATTAGCGAATCCCGCCGCTTTTTTGATCATTATTGCAGGGACTATATCTGCTGTGACCATCGCTTTTCCAACGAACGAAATAAAAAAAGTTCCAAAATTGTTTGCGATTATTTTTAAAGAGCAAAAATTAATGAGTCGGCTTGAGGTGATTCGTTTGTTTTCGGAGTGGGCGGAAATTGCCCGCAGAGAAGGTCTTCTTGCCTTGGAATCAAGACTGGACGAGATAGAAGACCCTTTTTTGAAGAACGGTTTAAGTCTGGCGGTCGACGGTCAAAATGCCGACTACATCCGCGATGTCTTAACGGAAGAGATTGAAGCGATGGAGGAACGCCACAAAGTTGGAATTTCCATTTTTTTGCAAGCGGGTACATATGCTCCTTCGCTTGGGGTGCTTGGAGCGGTAATCGGATTAATAGCTGCCCTCGGAAATATGTCGGATACGGATGCATTAGGGCATGCCATTTCGGCAGCATTCGTGGCTACCATGTTAGGGATTTTTACCGGATATGTATTGTGGAATCCATTTGCCAATAAATTAAGACGAAAATCGCAGCAAGAAGTTCAATTAAAAGAAATGATGATAGAAGGAATTTTATCGATCATCGAAGGAGAGGCCCCTCGCACTATTGAACAAAAATTGTCTTCTTTTTTGCCTCAAGAGGAACGAAAGAATATGATGATGGAAGCGGAAGGTGTCAGTCAAAATGGCGAAGCGTAA
- a CDS encoding type 1 glutamine amidotransferase domain-containing protein: MGKKIAVLVTDMVEDSEYTEPVKAYKEAGHEIVNIEKEKGKTVKGKHGDAVITIDESIDNAKVENYDALLIPGGFSPDILRADDRFVQFVKDFMDSKKPVFAICHGPQLLITAKALEGKTATGYKSIRVDMEYAGAHYKDEEVVVSDNQLVTSRTPDDIPAFNRESLKLLQ, encoded by the coding sequence ATGGGTAAAAAAATTGCCGTATTGGTAACAGATATGGTGGAAGACTCTGAGTACACTGAACCTGTAAAAGCCTATAAAGAAGCAGGCCATGAAATTGTCAATATTGAAAAAGAAAAAGGGAAAACGGTAAAAGGCAAACATGGCGACGCTGTTATTACGATCGATGAAAGCATCGATAACGCGAAAGTGGAAAATTACGATGCTTTGTTGATCCCGGGAGGATTTTCACCAGACATATTACGTGCCGATGACCGGTTTGTTCAATTTGTTAAAGATTTTATGGATTCTAAAAAACCGGTATTTGCGATTTGCCATGGTCCACAGCTCCTCATCACGGCGAAAGCTCTGGAAGGAAAAACGGCTACTGGCTATAAATCCATTCGTGTTGATATGGAATACGCCGGCGCTCATTATAAAGATGAAGAAGTGGTTGTAAGCGACAACCAATTAGTAACGAGCCGGACACCAGACGATATTCCGGCGTTTAATCGCGAATCCTTGAAACTTTTGCAATAG
- the motB gene encoding flagellar motor protein MotB: MAKRKKRNDDERISESWLLPYSDLLTLLLALFIVLFSMSAVDAKKFQKFAQTFNDIFQGSTGVMDFSDTIQTPVPSPDGKANKDDILNKKDEKELKQVEGRINQYIEKKHLTNKITTSLTSEGLLLRIRDNVLFDSGKATIRKEDVQMARELSNLLVMNPPHQIIISGHTDNVPIKTASFESNWELSAMRAINFMKILLENPKLDPSQFSAKGYGEYQPVADNSTPEGRAKNRRVEVLIMPINQQKNVQQ, from the coding sequence ATGGCGAAGCGTAAAAAAAGGAATGACGATGAGCGTATAAGTGAATCTTGGCTGCTTCCTTATTCTGACTTGCTAACATTGCTTTTGGCGCTATTTATTGTCCTCTTTTCCATGAGTGCGGTCGATGCGAAAAAGTTTCAAAAATTTGCGCAGACCTTTAATGATATATTTCAAGGCAGCACAGGGGTCATGGATTTTTCCGATACGATTCAAACTCCGGTTCCGTCCCCCGACGGTAAGGCGAATAAAGATGACATTCTGAACAAAAAAGATGAAAAAGAATTAAAACAAGTAGAGGGAAGAATCAATCAATATATCGAAAAAAAACATTTGACGAATAAAATTACCACGTCCTTGACAAGCGAGGGACTTTTGTTGAGAATTCGAGATAATGTATTATTCGACTCCGGAAAAGCGACCATTCGGAAAGAGGACGTTCAAATGGCTAGAGAACTGTCAAATTTACTTGTCATGAATCCTCCTCATCAAATCATTATCAGCGGACACACCGATAACGTTCCGATTAAAACGGCTTCATTTGAATCCAACTGGGAATTAAGCGCTATGAGGGCCATCAATTTTATGAAAATTCTTTTGGAAAATCCGAAATTGGACCCGAGCCAATTTAGTGCCAAAGGATACGGCGAATACCAGCCGGTTGCAGACAACTCTACCCCGGAAGGAAGGGCTAAAAACCGACGCGTGGAAGTACTCATTATGCCGATCAATCAACAGAAGAACGTACAGCAATAA
- a CDS encoding DUF1128 domain-containing protein has protein sequence MDLSKNTLENIEFMVEKIKEKLKMVNGDALKSTNFSSDKYEELKEIYELVQRKNHFSPNEMQAIVEELGYLRK, from the coding sequence GTGGATCTCTCAAAAAACACATTAGAAAATATTGAGTTTATGGTGGAAAAGATTAAAGAAAAGCTAAAAATGGTCAACGGTGATGCTTTAAAATCTACTAATTTTAGTTCCGACAAATATGAAGAACTAAAAGAAATTTATGAACTAGTACAGAGAAAAAATCATTTCAGCCCTAATGAGATGCAAGCGATTGTGGAAGAACTCGGATATTTGAGAAAGTAA
- the map gene encoding type I methionyl aminopeptidase: protein MIVLKSPREIEKMHEAGKLLASTHKEIAKLIKPGVTTWDIEVFVDEYLKKHGATPEQKGYRGYEYATCASVNDEVCHGFPRKQALKEGDIVTIDMVVRLNGGLADSAWSYAVGEVDPQTQKLLDVTKTALYKGIEQVKIGNRIGDIGHAIQTYVEAEGFSVVRDFIGHGIGAVIHEKPDVPHFGLPGKGPRIKEGMVFTIEPMVNIGHWATKMDANGWTARTMDGSLSAQYEHTIAVTKDGILILTDQEEEKTAGSH, encoded by the coding sequence ATGATCGTATTGAAATCTCCACGTGAGATTGAAAAAATGCATGAAGCGGGAAAGCTTCTTGCTTCCACCCATAAAGAAATAGCTAAACTGATTAAGCCGGGAGTGACAACTTGGGACATTGAAGTTTTCGTGGACGAATATTTGAAAAAACACGGAGCGACACCGGAACAAAAAGGATATCGTGGCTACGAATATGCAACTTGCGCGAGCGTCAACGATGAAGTATGTCATGGATTTCCCCGGAAACAAGCGTTAAAAGAAGGAGATATTGTCACGATTGATATGGTGGTCCGGTTAAACGGCGGGCTGGCAGATTCGGCTTGGTCTTATGCTGTTGGAGAAGTCGATCCACAAACCCAAAAATTATTAGATGTAACGAAGACAGCGTTATATAAAGGAATCGAACAGGTGAAAATAGGAAATAGAATTGGAGATATTGGCCACGCTATTCAAACTTATGTGGAGGCGGAAGGTTTTTCTGTCGTTCGAGATTTTATCGGCCATGGAATAGGTGCGGTCATTCATGAGAAACCGGATGTTCCTCATTTCGGCCTCCCTGGAAAAGGTCCGCGCATAAAAGAAGGGATGGTCTTTACGATTGAACCGATGGTGAACATAGGCCATTGGGCAACGAAAATGGACGCTAATGGCTGGACGGCTAGAACAATGGATGGATCGCTGTCTGCTCAATATGAGCATACGATCGCTGTTACAAAGGACGGAATTCTCATACTAACCGATCAAGAGGAAGAAAAAACTGCCGGCTCCCACTAA
- a CDS encoding DUF1992 domain-containing protein, producing the protein MDYFTLLAEEKIKAAYEKGAFDDLPGKGKPLKMDSMVEIPEDLRMAYRIMKNAGYMEEEQEIRKEFLTIEELIRQCHDEQERKRLEKQWSQRLIQYNQLLSKRKIKTNSSLFKRYEQKIEKRIIGSNSNS; encoded by the coding sequence GTGGATTATTTTACTTTACTGGCGGAAGAAAAAATCAAGGCAGCTTACGAAAAAGGAGCGTTCGATGATCTTCCGGGGAAAGGGAAGCCGTTGAAAATGGACAGCATGGTGGAAATTCCGGAAGACTTGAGAATGGCTTATCGAATCATGAAAAACGCAGGATATATGGAGGAAGAACAGGAGATTCGAAAAGAGTTTTTGACAATCGAAGAACTGATCCGGCAATGCCATGATGAACAAGAAAGAAAAAGACTGGAAAAACAATGGTCCCAGCGGCTGATTCAATACAATCAACTGCTTTCTAAAAGAAAAATAAAAACGAATTCGTCTCTATTTAAAAGATATGAGCAGAAGATCGAAAAAAGGATCATCGGATCAAACAGTAATTCTTGA